The proteins below are encoded in one region of Rhizobacter sp.:
- a CDS encoding ABC transporter substrate-binding protein has translation MHTGLKTRTRRTWIASVVLLMGATLASAQETITIGQVAPLSGVLASTGHQMVLGGKVYFDAVNDAGGVHGAKIRTLVMDDGYKVDETLRLTKELVAKPEVLALFGFAGTANIGKLLEDKVLADAGIALVAPYTGGELLRKPFNPWIFHVRAGYADETEHMIKQLNTQGLTRVAVLYQNDAFGTAGLAGVESALQRRGRKLVASAGYERNTTDVDAAVKVIRGAAPQAVIMVAVNKPAAAFAKQYRAAGGGGQLFNISVVDPAELVKLGGIENVRGLGISQVVPYPYQQTMPVVREFHEAMRKYAPKEEVNYTNFEEYLGAKVLVEALRRAGPKPTRAKVMNALESINNHNLGGVRISYGPKERVGSRFVEVTVIGSQGKLLK, from the coding sequence ATGCACACAGGGCTCAAGACACGCACACGCCGCACCTGGATCGCGAGCGTCGTCCTGCTGATGGGGGCCACGCTCGCTTCGGCACAGGAGACCATCACCATCGGCCAGGTGGCGCCGCTGTCGGGCGTGCTGGCGAGCACCGGGCACCAGATGGTGCTCGGCGGCAAGGTGTACTTCGATGCCGTCAACGACGCCGGTGGCGTGCACGGCGCAAAGATCCGCACGCTCGTGATGGACGACGGCTACAAGGTCGACGAGACCCTGCGCCTCACCAAGGAGCTGGTGGCCAAGCCCGAGGTGCTCGCGCTCTTCGGCTTTGCCGGCACCGCCAACATCGGCAAGCTGCTCGAAGACAAGGTGCTGGCCGATGCCGGCATCGCGCTGGTGGCGCCCTACACCGGCGGCGAGCTGCTGCGCAAACCGTTCAACCCGTGGATCTTCCACGTGCGCGCCGGCTATGCCGACGAGACCGAGCACATGATCAAGCAGCTCAACACGCAGGGCCTCACGCGCGTGGCGGTGCTCTACCAGAACGATGCCTTCGGCACGGCGGGCCTCGCGGGCGTGGAGTCGGCGCTGCAGCGGCGCGGGCGCAAGCTCGTGGCCTCGGCCGGCTACGAGCGCAACACGACCGACGTGGACGCGGCCGTGAAGGTGATCCGCGGCGCGGCGCCGCAGGCGGTGATCATGGTGGCGGTCAACAAACCCGCCGCGGCCTTCGCGAAGCAATACCGCGCGGCGGGGGGCGGCGGGCAGCTCTTCAACATCTCGGTGGTCGACCCGGCCGAACTCGTGAAGCTCGGCGGCATCGAGAACGTGCGCGGCCTGGGCATCAGCCAGGTGGTGCCCTACCCCTACCAGCAGACGATGCCGGTGGTGCGTGAGTTCCACGAGGCGATGCGCAAGTACGCGCCGAAGGAGGAGGTGAACTACACCAACTTCGAGGAATACCTCGGCGCCAAGGTGCTGGTGGAAGCGCTGCGCCGCGCGGGGCCGAAGCCCACGCGCGCCAAGGTGATGAACGCGCTGGAGTCGATCAACAACCACAACCTCGGCGGCGTGCGCATCAGCTACGGGCCGAAGGAGCGCGTGGGCTCGCGCTTCGTCGAGGTGACGGTGATCGGCAGCCAGGGCAAGCTGCTGAAGTAG